In Castor canadensis chromosome 11, mCasCan1.hap1v2, whole genome shotgun sequence, a single genomic region encodes these proteins:
- the Abhd15 gene encoding protein ABHD15 encodes MPQWEAALALLLAALALLALLARRLGRPWRRTVGATTLPRALVQDHEEEVDGGGPADQFSDRREPLPGGCSLICKPSALAQCLLRVLRRSAALEPGPRSWLSGPHLQTLCHFVLPVGPGPELAREYLQLADDGLVALDWVVGPCARDRRVSNAGGLPAVLLVIPNAWGRLTRNVLGLCLLALERGYYPVIFHRRGHHGCPLVSPRLQPFGDPSDLKEAVTYIRFRHPAAPLFAVSEGSGSALLLSYLGECGSSSYMTGAACISPVLRCREWFEAGLPWPYERGFLLHQKIALSRYATALENTVHTSKLFRSRSLREFEETLFCHTKSFPISWDTYWDHNDPLRDVDEAAVPVLCICSADDPVCGPPDRALPTELFHSNPYFFLLLSRHGGHCGFLRQEPLPAWSHEVILESFRALTEFFRMEERMKGLSRRRTSFLGGRRRWGALQKREVSPSSNLEEIFSWKRSYTR; translated from the exons ATGCCACAGTGGGAAGCAGCCCTCGCGCTGCTCTTGGCTGCGCTTGCCCTGCTCGCCCTGCTTGCCCGGCGGCTCGGGCGCCCCTGGAGGCGCACCGTCGGAGCGACGACCCTGCCCAGGGCCCTGGTCCAGGACCACGAGGAGGAGGTGGACGGCGGAGGCCCCGCCGATCAGTTCAGCGACAGGCGCGAGCCGCTACCCGGTGGGTGCAGCCTCATCTGTAAGCCGTCGGCGCTGGCCCAGTGTCTGCTGCGCGTCCTGCGACGCTCAGCGGCGCTGGAGCCCGGCCCGCGCTCCTGGCTCTCCGGGCCCCACCTGCAGACCCTCTGCCACTTCGTCCTTCCCGTCGGACCCGGGCCTGAGCTGGCCCGTGAGTACCTGCAGTTGGCGGATGATGGGCTGGTGGCCCTGGACTGGGTTGTAGGACCCTGCGCCCGGGACCGCCGGGTCTCCAACGCCGGGGGCCTTCCGGCGGTGCTGCTAGTGATCCCCAATGCGTGGGGGCGCCTCACCCGCAACGTGCTGGGCCTCTGCCTGCTCGCCCTAGAGCGCGGCTACTACCCAGTTATCTTCCACCGCCGCGGACACCACGGCTGCCCGCTGGTAAGCCCCCGGCTACAGCCTTTCGGGGACCCATCAGACCTCAAGGAGGCCGTCACTTACATCCGCTTCCGACACCCGGCGGCCCCGCTGTTCGCGGTGAGCGAAGGCTCGGGCTCCGCGCTGCTGCTGTCCTACCTGGGTGAATGCGGCTCCTCCAGTTACATGACAGGCGCCGCCTGCATCTCGCCAGTGCTGCGCTGCCGCGAGTGGTTCGAAGCCGGCCTGCCCTGGCCCTATGAGCGCGGTTTCCTGCTGCACCAGAAAATCGCCCTCAGCAG GTATGCCACAGCTCTGGAGAACACAGTGCACACCAGCAAGCTATTCAGGAGCCGCTCCCTGCGAGAGTTTGAGGAGACCCTCTTCTGTCACACCAAGAGTTTCCCCATCAGCTGGGATACCTACTGGGACCACAATGACCCCCTCCGGGATGTGGATGAGGCGGCTGTGCCTGTGCTGTGCATCTGCAGTGCTGATGACCCCGTATGTGGGCCTCCGGACCGAGCGCTGCCCACTGAACTCTTCCACAGCAATCCttacttcttccttctccttagtCGCCACGGAGGCCACTGTGGCTTCCTGCGACAGGAGCCCTTGCCAGCTTGGAGCCACGAGGTCATCTTGGAGTCCTTCCGGGCCTTGACTGAGTTCTTTCGAATGGAAGAAAGGATGAAAGGGCTGAGCAGGCGCCGAACTTCATTCCTAGGGGGCCGTCGTCGTTGGGGAGCCCTGCAGAAGCGAGAGGTTTCTCCCTCTTCCAATCTGGAGGAGATCTTTAGCTGGAAGCGATCATACACAAGGTAA
- the Tp53i13 gene encoding tumor protein p53-inducible protein 13 isoform X1 yields MVPPLPSLQLLLLAALAELLGPSEVVTERAEEAGAGCSEGLWPLPPQVLPRVTYVQVRPGQAEGVTFLYHPCAHPWLKLQFALLAHVCVAKPTLTPDSNLTRDWPLVLTAWGMALEMAWVEPTWAAHWLKRRQLRKQRKKAPALAFALRSWRPPGAEVTSRGPRQPSPGGAKRRRLRAVLRLQPTPSGLRVPSASPWSLKTQQPILESLDEGGNALSVPPVPLLPGGPRSNTGSRTEAQLPNRQGSPGGCACPSQASLAPRAAAPPRAAQGPTPRTEEAAWAAMALTFLLVLLTLATLCTRLHRNFRRSESIYWGPTADSQDTVAAVLKRRLLMAPRRVKRSRRRPLLPPTPDSGPDGESSD; encoded by the exons ATGGTGCCTCCTCTGCCTTCGCTCCAGTTGCTTCTCCTGGCAGCTCTGGCGGAGCTCCTGGGTCCCAGCGAG GTGGTGACTGAGCGGGCGGAGGAGGCGGGAGCCGGTTGTTCCGAAGGCCTGTGGCCTCTGCCCCCACAG GTGTTACCAAGAGTGACCTACGTGCAGGTGAGACCAGGGCAG GCTGAGGGCGTCACCTTCCTCTACCACCCCTGTGCCCACCCCTGGCTGAAGTTGCAGTTTGCCCTCCTGGCTCATGTTTGTGTGGCCAAGCCCACACTCACCCCTGACTCCAACCTCACTAGGGACTGG CCCCTGGTGCTGACAGCATGGGGAATGGCACTGGAGATGGCATGGGTGGAGCCAACTTGGGCTGCCCACTGGCTGAAGAGGAGGCAGCTGCGGAAGCAGAGGAAGAAA GCCCCAGCTTTGGCCTTTGCTCTGCGTAGCTGGAGGCCTCCTGGTGCAGAGGTGACATCCAGAGGGCCCAGGCAACCCTCTCCTGGTGGTGCCAAGAGGAGGAGGCTGCGAGCGGTCCTTAGACTCCAGCCCACTCCCTCAGGCCTGAGGGTTCCGTCTGCTTCCCCATGGAGCTTAAAGACCCAGCAGCCCATTTTAGAATCCCTGGATGAGGGCGGTAATGCCTTATCTGTGCCTCCTGTTCCCTTGCTGCCTGGGGGTCCTAGAAGCAATACTGGCTCCAGGACAGAGGCTCAGCTACCCAACAGGCAAGGCAGCCCAGGAGGTTGTGCCTGCCCAAGTCAGGCTTCCTTGGCCCCTAGGGCTGCAGCGCCTCCCCGGGCAGCTCAGGGCCCTACCCCTCGCACGGAGGAGGCCGCTTGGGCAGCTATGGCCCTGACCTTCCTGCTGGTGCTACTCACCCTGGCCACACTCTGCACGAGGCTGCACCGAAACTTCCGCCGAAGCGAGAGCATCTACTGGGGGCCCACAGCGGACAGCCAGGACACAGTGGCTG CTGTGCTGAAGCGGAGGCTGCTGATGGCCCCACGTCGGGTCAAGCGCTCTCGCCGGAGACCCCTGCTCCCGCCCACGCCGGATAGCGGCCCAGACGGGGAGAGTTCCGACTGA
- the Tp53i13 gene encoding tumor protein p53-inducible protein 13 isoform X3, whose translation MVPPLPSLQLLLLAALAELLGPSEVLPRVTYVQVRPGQAEGVTFLYHPCAHPWLKLQFALLAHVCVAKPTLTPDSNLTRDWPLVLTAWGMALEMAWVEPTWAAHWLKRRQLRKQRKKAPALAFALRSWRPPGAEVTSRGPRQPSPGGAKRRRLRAVLRLQPTPSGLRVPSASPWSLKTQQPILESLDEGGNALSVPPVPLLPGGPRSNTGSRTEAQLPNRQGSPGGCACPSQASLAPRAAAPPRAAQGPTPRTEEAAWAAMALTFLLVLLTLATLCTRLHRNFRRSESIYWGPTADSQDTVAAVLKRRLLMAPRRVKRSRRRPLLPPTPDSGPDGESSD comes from the exons ATGGTGCCTCCTCTGCCTTCGCTCCAGTTGCTTCTCCTGGCAGCTCTGGCGGAGCTCCTGGGTCCCAGCGAG GTGTTACCAAGAGTGACCTACGTGCAGGTGAGACCAGGGCAG GCTGAGGGCGTCACCTTCCTCTACCACCCCTGTGCCCACCCCTGGCTGAAGTTGCAGTTTGCCCTCCTGGCTCATGTTTGTGTGGCCAAGCCCACACTCACCCCTGACTCCAACCTCACTAGGGACTGG CCCCTGGTGCTGACAGCATGGGGAATGGCACTGGAGATGGCATGGGTGGAGCCAACTTGGGCTGCCCACTGGCTGAAGAGGAGGCAGCTGCGGAAGCAGAGGAAGAAA GCCCCAGCTTTGGCCTTTGCTCTGCGTAGCTGGAGGCCTCCTGGTGCAGAGGTGACATCCAGAGGGCCCAGGCAACCCTCTCCTGGTGGTGCCAAGAGGAGGAGGCTGCGAGCGGTCCTTAGACTCCAGCCCACTCCCTCAGGCCTGAGGGTTCCGTCTGCTTCCCCATGGAGCTTAAAGACCCAGCAGCCCATTTTAGAATCCCTGGATGAGGGCGGTAATGCCTTATCTGTGCCTCCTGTTCCCTTGCTGCCTGGGGGTCCTAGAAGCAATACTGGCTCCAGGACAGAGGCTCAGCTACCCAACAGGCAAGGCAGCCCAGGAGGTTGTGCCTGCCCAAGTCAGGCTTCCTTGGCCCCTAGGGCTGCAGCGCCTCCCCGGGCAGCTCAGGGCCCTACCCCTCGCACGGAGGAGGCCGCTTGGGCAGCTATGGCCCTGACCTTCCTGCTGGTGCTACTCACCCTGGCCACACTCTGCACGAGGCTGCACCGAAACTTCCGCCGAAGCGAGAGCATCTACTGGGGGCCCACAGCGGACAGCCAGGACACAGTGGCTG CTGTGCTGAAGCGGAGGCTGCTGATGGCCCCACGTCGGGTCAAGCGCTCTCGCCGGAGACCCCTGCTCCCGCCCACGCCGGATAGCGGCCCAGACGGGGAGAGTTCCGACTGA
- the Tp53i13 gene encoding tumor protein p53-inducible protein 13 isoform X2: MEGLSGHPGSAFILAPRMEELIILWEGPGLFLGVSVLFLQAEGVTFLYHPCAHPWLKLQFALLAHVCVAKPTLTPDSNLTRDWPLVLTAWGMALEMAWVEPTWAAHWLKRRQLRKQRKKAPALAFALRSWRPPGAEVTSRGPRQPSPGGAKRRRLRAVLRLQPTPSGLRVPSASPWSLKTQQPILESLDEGGNALSVPPVPLLPGGPRSNTGSRTEAQLPNRQGSPGGCACPSQASLAPRAAAPPRAAQGPTPRTEEAAWAAMALTFLLVLLTLATLCTRLHRNFRRSESIYWGPTADSQDTVAAVLKRRLLMAPRRVKRSRRRPLLPPTPDSGPDGESSD; the protein is encoded by the exons ATGGAAGGACTATCTGGCCATCCTGGGAGTGCCTTTATCCTGGCCCCCAGGATGGAAGAGCTTATTATCCTCTGGGAGGGACCTGGGCTTTTCCTTGGTGTTTCTGTGCTTTTTCTCCAGGCTGAGGGCGTCACCTTCCTCTACCACCCCTGTGCCCACCCCTGGCTGAAGTTGCAGTTTGCCCTCCTGGCTCATGTTTGTGTGGCCAAGCCCACACTCACCCCTGACTCCAACCTCACTAGGGACTGG CCCCTGGTGCTGACAGCATGGGGAATGGCACTGGAGATGGCATGGGTGGAGCCAACTTGGGCTGCCCACTGGCTGAAGAGGAGGCAGCTGCGGAAGCAGAGGAAGAAA GCCCCAGCTTTGGCCTTTGCTCTGCGTAGCTGGAGGCCTCCTGGTGCAGAGGTGACATCCAGAGGGCCCAGGCAACCCTCTCCTGGTGGTGCCAAGAGGAGGAGGCTGCGAGCGGTCCTTAGACTCCAGCCCACTCCCTCAGGCCTGAGGGTTCCGTCTGCTTCCCCATGGAGCTTAAAGACCCAGCAGCCCATTTTAGAATCCCTGGATGAGGGCGGTAATGCCTTATCTGTGCCTCCTGTTCCCTTGCTGCCTGGGGGTCCTAGAAGCAATACTGGCTCCAGGACAGAGGCTCAGCTACCCAACAGGCAAGGCAGCCCAGGAGGTTGTGCCTGCCCAAGTCAGGCTTCCTTGGCCCCTAGGGCTGCAGCGCCTCCCCGGGCAGCTCAGGGCCCTACCCCTCGCACGGAGGAGGCCGCTTGGGCAGCTATGGCCCTGACCTTCCTGCTGGTGCTACTCACCCTGGCCACACTCTGCACGAGGCTGCACCGAAACTTCCGCCGAAGCGAGAGCATCTACTGGGGGCCCACAGCGGACAGCCAGGACACAGTGGCTG CTGTGCTGAAGCGGAGGCTGCTGATGGCCCCACGTCGGGTCAAGCGCTCTCGCCGGAGACCCCTGCTCCCGCCCACGCCGGATAGCGGCCCAGACGGGGAGAGTTCCGACTGA